The genomic DNA CGCAATCCTTACGCCCCCGGTGCGGGGCAGCGTCCTCCGGAGCTCGCCGGACGCGACCGCGAGCTGCAGCAGTTCGAAATCGTCCTGGAGCGGGTGGCGCGTGGCCGCCCGGAGCGCAGCATGGTCGTCACCGGTCTGCGCGGCGTCGGCAAGACCGTCCTTCTCAACACCTTCAAGTCGATGGCCATGCAACGGCTGTGGGGGACCGGGAAGATCGAGGCTCGGCCCGACCAGTCGATCAGGCGTCCGGTGGCGGCCGCCCTGCATCTGGCGATCCGCGAACTGGCCCCCCGTCACCGGGCGCCCGAACGGATCGAGGAGTTCCTCGGCGTGCTCAAGGCGTTCGCGATGCGCGACCCCGGCGCGGCCAAGGGCACCTCGCACTGGTCGCCCGGGATCGACGTGCCCGCCGCCCGGGGCCGCGCCGACTCCGGCGATCTGGAGATCGACCTCACCGAGTTGTTCGTCGACGCGGCAGGGGTGGCCACCGACCTCGGCGTCGGTGTCGCCCTTTTCATCGACGAGATGCAGGACGTGCAGACCCCTGACGTCTCCGCACTCTGCGCGGCCTGCCACGAGCTCTCGCAGACCGGCGGCCCGCTGATCGTGGTCGGTGCCGGCCTGCCGCACCTGCCCGGCGTCCTGTCGGCCAGCAAGAGCTATTCCGAGCGGCTCTTCCGCTACGCCAGGATCGACAGGCTCGACCGTGAGGCGGCCGACCTGGCGCTCATCGCGCCGGCCGAGGGCGAGGGCGTGGAGTTCACCCAGGACGCCCTTGACGCGCTCTACGAGGCCGCCGACGGCTATCCCTACTTCGTCCAGGCCTATGGCAAGGTCGCCTGGGACCTCGCGCTGCGCAGCCCGATCACCGTCGACGACATCAAGGTCTCCGCGCCGGAGGCCGAGGAGGAGCTCGCGGTCGGCTTCTTCGGCAGCCGTTACGAACGGGCCACCCCGGCCGAGCGCGACTACATGCACGCGATGGCCTCCATCGGAGATGAGCCTGTGGCCACCGCCGACGTGGCCATGGGCCTCGGCCGTAAGCCGTCCAGCCTGTCTCCGGCCCGCGACAGCCTCATCAAGAAGGGCTTGATCTACAGCGCCGAACGCGGGTTGATCGCGTTCACGGTGCCTCACTTCGGAAAGTTTCTGCGTTCTCAGCCAATCTGAACATACGTTCGATATAGTAAGGAAGTCTCCTAGACCTCTATATGGCTCTCTAGTGGGGAAGCTAGAGAGCCATATAGAGTTGAATTCGGCTGCCCTAAGAAAATCTACGGCTCTCTATCGGCTGGCCGATACGCCGATAGATTCCGGCAGAGATCCGATCTCGATCGGCCGTCCGTCGTAGCCGACCATCGCCACCCGCACCGCTGGATGCCGTCCACTCAGGTAGATCGCAAAGACCACGTCCGCCGGATCGCCCGCGTGGCTGCGTCCCGGATAGACGAAGAATCGCCAGCAGAGCTCCCGCCAGCTGTCGACGGGCTCCGTGCTGGACAGCAGCCGCTCGTGTGACCGCCAGGCCGAGCTCGACCGCAGGCGGCTGAGCGCGGTCGCCGGATCCAGCGGCCGCTGTTCGCAGGGGGCGCGATGCCGGAGCCGGGCGGCGGCCTCCTCGATCTCCGGGGAGAGCGCGATGAGCACCAGCAGCGCTCCGGCCGCGGCCAGTGCCTGTGACCACGTGATGCCGGCCACTATCGACCAGCCGGGGACCGGCGGGGCCCAGACCGTCCCCAGAGCCATGGCGGTCAGCACCATGGTGCGGCCCAGCGAGCGCAGGCCCACCGGGATGGCGCTGACCTCGCCGAAGCAGCCGCAGCC from Streptosporangium sp. NBC_01756 includes the following:
- a CDS encoding AAA family ATPase, with the protein product MDPVRNPYAPGAGQRPPELAGRDRELQQFEIVLERVARGRPERSMVVTGLRGVGKTVLLNTFKSMAMQRLWGTGKIEARPDQSIRRPVAAALHLAIRELAPRHRAPERIEEFLGVLKAFAMRDPGAAKGTSHWSPGIDVPAARGRADSGDLEIDLTELFVDAAGVATDLGVGVALFIDEMQDVQTPDVSALCAACHELSQTGGPLIVVGAGLPHLPGVLSASKSYSERLFRYARIDRLDREAADLALIAPAEGEGVEFTQDALDALYEAADGYPYFVQAYGKVAWDLALRSPITVDDIKVSAPEAEEELAVGFFGSRYERATPAERDYMHAMASIGDEPVATADVAMGLGRKPSSLSPARDSLIKKGLIYSAERGLIAFTVPHFGKFLRSQPI
- a CDS encoding MauE/DoxX family redox-associated membrane protein → MLTMIATAQIPVLGALLIAGALAKVRTAVNDSEPGALSRLGPAVLMAARWQVPAMLGCAAVELALLVGLTATGHPFFRWGTAAFFAVSTYVLWELRRRRPDVGCGCFGEVSAIPVGLRSLGRTMVLTAMALGTVWAPPVPGWSIVAGITWSQALAAAGALLVLIALSPEIEEAAARLRHRAPCEQRPLDPATALSRLRSSSAWRSHERLLSSTEPVDSWRELCWRFFVYPGRSHAGDPADVVFAIYLSGRHPAVRVAMVGYDGRPIEIGSLPESIGVSASR